The following are encoded in a window of Lichenicola cladoniae genomic DNA:
- the proS gene encoding proline--tRNA ligase has translation MRLSRSFLPTLKETPADAQIVSHRLMLRAGLVRQTASGIYAWLPAGLRVLRNISQIVREEQDSVGAQEVLMPTLQPAELWKRSGRYDAYGPEMLRIRDRHERDLLYGPTNEEMITDLFGQAVKSYRELPQTLYHIQWKFRDEVRPRFGVMRGREFLMKDAYSFDVDHAGAVASYQRMMLAYLRTFQRLGVKAIPMVADTGPIGGELSHEFIILAPTGESGVFYDGALDEQDWLHEPVDTDDHASLDTFFRRTTSFYAATDEKHDQAAWSDIAPDRQREGRGIEVGHIFHFGTKYTEAMGVSINGADGQSFFPEMGSYGIGVSRLVGAIIEASHDDAGIIWPEGVAPFDAVILNLKSGDLACDALCERLYREAPGRLLYDDRSDRAGAKFADADLMGHPWQFVVGPRGTAGGRVELKRRATGERSEMSVDDALAMIAAFGTKAAS, from the coding sequence ATGCGTCTGTCCCGCAGCTTCCTGCCGACCCTCAAGGAGACTCCTGCGGATGCGCAGATCGTCTCCCACCGCCTGATGCTGAGGGCAGGGCTGGTGCGCCAGACCGCGTCAGGCATCTATGCCTGGCTGCCGGCAGGCCTGCGGGTGTTGCGCAACATCAGCCAGATCGTGCGGGAGGAGCAGGACTCCGTGGGCGCACAGGAAGTGCTGATGCCGACCCTGCAGCCGGCAGAACTCTGGAAGCGCAGCGGCCGCTACGATGCGTATGGCCCGGAGATGCTGCGTATTCGCGACCGGCACGAACGCGACCTGCTCTATGGGCCGACCAACGAGGAGATGATCACCGACCTGTTCGGGCAGGCGGTGAAATCGTATCGCGAGCTGCCGCAGACGCTCTATCACATCCAGTGGAAGTTCCGGGACGAGGTCAGGCCGCGGTTCGGCGTGATGCGCGGCCGCGAATTCCTGATGAAGGACGCCTACAGCTTCGATGTCGATCATGCCGGTGCGGTGGCGAGCTACCAGCGCATGATGCTGGCCTACCTGCGCACGTTCCAGCGGCTCGGCGTGAAGGCGATCCCGATGGTGGCCGATACCGGTCCGATCGGCGGCGAACTCAGCCACGAGTTCATCATCCTGGCGCCGACCGGGGAAAGCGGCGTGTTCTACGATGGCGCCCTCGACGAGCAGGACTGGCTGCACGAGCCGGTCGATACCGACGACCATGCATCGCTGGATACATTCTTCAGGCGGACCACCTCGTTCTATGCGGCGACCGACGAGAAGCACGACCAGGCTGCCTGGAGCGACATCGCCCCGGACCGGCAGCGCGAAGGCCGAGGCATCGAGGTCGGGCACATCTTTCATTTCGGTACAAAGTATACCGAGGCGATGGGGGTCTCGATCAACGGCGCCGACGGCCAGAGCTTCTTTCCCGAAATGGGCAGCTACGGGATCGGCGTGTCGCGTCTGGTCGGCGCGATCATCGAGGCGAGCCACGACGATGCGGGGATCATCTGGCCGGAGGGTGTAGCGCCGTTCGACGCGGTGATCCTGAACCTGAAGAGCGGCGACCTGGCCTGCGATGCGCTGTGCGAGCGTCTGTACCGGGAGGCCCCTGGACGGCTGCTCTACGATGACCGCTCCGATCGGGCCGGCGCGAAATTCGCCGATGCGGACCTGATGGGCCACCCATGGCAGTTCGTGGTCGGGCCGCGCGGCACGGCGGGTGGACGGGTCGAGCTGAAGCGCCGCGCAACCGGCGAGCGGAGCGAGATGTCGGTGGACGATGCGCTGGCGATGATCGCCGCGTTCGGCACGAAGGCGGCGTCCTGA